A single Xylanimonas cellulosilytica DSM 15894 DNA region contains:
- a CDS encoding ATP-dependent helicase codes for MSFTSNSTAGFGGPDAILDALDPEQREVATALRGPVVVLAGAGTGKTRAITHRIAYGVRTGVYKPNSVLAVTFTARAAGEMRTRLRELGVAGVQARTFHAAALRQLGYFWPRVIGGAPSRILEHKAPLVAEAARRIGVSVDRVAVRDLSSEIEWAKVGLVAAEDYERRALATGRPAPAGFDHHQVARLATAYEDVKSERGVIDFEDVLQILAGILTENRSIADEVRGQYRHFVVDEYQDVSPLQQLLLDQWLGDRNELCVVGDPSQTIYSFTGATPRYLLEFRKRFPKAHEVRLVRDYRSTPQVVHLANELLRRGRVTGALGLRAQRPAGPPVSFTAYDDDEAEAAGIAAKAGRLIATGTRPSEIAVLYRTNAQSEAFETALSDAGIGYQVRGGERFFQRKEVRDAVVLLRGAARSADPDQPMPEQVRDVLTTAGWQEKPPAARGAARERWDSTQALVALADDLARTASGDGRAATVADLVAELEERAAAQHAPTVEGVTLASLHAAKGLEWDAVFLAGVSEGLMPISLAETDDAVAEERRLLYVGVTRARVHLEVSFARSRAPGGRAGRKRTRFLDGLWPDGETSRGGVPRAGARGRSRDLLTGDHDPELFDALREWRRQVAVEIDKPAYTVLTDAVLAAVAEVRPTSTTQLARIHGIGPAKIDRYGAAVLAVVAAATNPEKTR; via the coding sequence ATGTCCTTCACCTCCAACTCGACGGCCGGCTTCGGCGGCCCTGACGCGATCCTCGACGCCCTCGATCCCGAGCAGCGGGAGGTCGCGACCGCCCTGCGCGGCCCCGTGGTCGTGCTCGCCGGCGCGGGCACGGGCAAGACGCGCGCGATCACGCACCGCATCGCGTACGGCGTGCGCACCGGCGTCTACAAACCGAACAGCGTGCTCGCGGTGACCTTCACCGCCCGCGCGGCGGGGGAGATGCGCACGCGGCTGCGCGAGCTGGGCGTCGCGGGCGTCCAGGCCCGCACGTTCCACGCCGCGGCGCTGCGCCAGCTCGGCTACTTCTGGCCCCGGGTGATCGGCGGAGCCCCGAGCCGCATCCTCGAGCACAAGGCCCCGCTGGTCGCGGAGGCGGCGCGGCGGATCGGCGTGAGCGTCGACCGCGTCGCGGTCCGTGACCTGTCGAGCGAGATCGAGTGGGCCAAGGTCGGCCTGGTCGCCGCTGAGGACTACGAGCGCCGCGCGCTGGCCACCGGCCGTCCGGCACCCGCGGGGTTCGACCACCACCAGGTCGCCCGCCTGGCCACGGCGTACGAGGACGTGAAGTCGGAGCGCGGCGTCATCGACTTCGAGGACGTGCTGCAGATCCTCGCCGGGATCCTCACCGAGAACCGCTCCATCGCCGACGAGGTGCGCGGCCAGTACCGCCACTTCGTCGTCGACGAGTACCAGGACGTCTCCCCGCTCCAGCAGCTCCTGCTCGACCAGTGGCTCGGCGACCGCAACGAGCTGTGCGTCGTCGGCGACCCGTCCCAGACCATCTACTCCTTCACCGGCGCCACCCCGCGCTACCTCCTGGAGTTCCGCAAGCGGTTCCCGAAGGCCCACGAGGTCCGCCTGGTCCGCGACTACCGCTCCACGCCCCAGGTGGTGCACCTGGCCAACGAGCTGCTGCGCCGCGGCCGGGTCACCGGCGCGCTCGGGCTGCGCGCCCAGCGGCCCGCCGGGCCCCCGGTCAGCTTCACGGCGTACGACGACGACGAGGCGGAGGCCGCGGGGATCGCCGCCAAGGCGGGCCGGCTCATCGCGACCGGCACCCGGCCGAGCGAGATCGCGGTGCTCTACCGCACCAACGCCCAGTCCGAGGCGTTCGAGACCGCCCTCTCCGACGCCGGGATCGGCTACCAGGTGCGCGGCGGCGAGCGGTTCTTCCAGCGCAAGGAGGTCCGCGACGCCGTCGTGCTGCTGCGCGGTGCCGCCCGGTCCGCCGACCCGGACCAGCCCATGCCCGAGCAGGTCCGCGACGTGCTGACCACCGCCGGCTGGCAGGAGAAGCCCCCCGCGGCCCGCGGCGCCGCCCGGGAGCGGTGGGACTCGACGCAGGCCCTGGTGGCGCTCGCCGACGACCTCGCCCGCACGGCATCAGGCGACGGTCGCGCCGCGACGGTCGCCGACCTGGTCGCCGAGCTCGAGGAGCGCGCCGCCGCCCAGCACGCCCCCACGGTCGAGGGCGTCACGCTCGCCTCGCTGCACGCCGCCAAGGGCCTGGAGTGGGACGCCGTCTTCCTGGCCGGAGTGAGCGAGGGCCTCATGCCGATCTCGCTCGCCGAGACCGACGACGCCGTCGCCGAGGAACGCCGCCTGCTCTACGTGGGGGTCACCCGCGCGCGGGTGCACCTGGAGGTGTCGTTCGCCCGCTCGCGCGCCCCCGGCGGACGCGCCGGCCGCAAGCGCACCCGGTTCCTCGACGGGCTGTGGCCCGACGGCGAGACCTCCCGCGGCGGCGTGCCCCGCGCCGGTGCTCGGGGACGCTCCCGCGACCTGCTCACCGGCGACCACGACCCCGAGCTCTTCGATGCGCTGCGCGAGTGGCGCCGCCAGGTCGCCGTCGAGATCGACAAGCCCGCGTACACCGTCCTGACGGACGCGGTGCTCGCCGCGGTCGCGGAGGTACGCCCGACGAGCACGACGCAGCTGGCCCGGATCCACGGGATCGGGCCGGCGAAGATCGACCGTTACGGCGCCGCGGTGCTCGCCGTCGTGGCCGCCGCGACGAACCCAGAAAAAACTCGATAA
- a CDS encoding WhiB family transcriptional regulator, protein MRLAHLLDERYLETAPGAAAWTPHQPLSTPTDPQVDTAFEALISGVLPCRTHDPELWFAEHTAQVEEAKALCRTCPLMAGCLAGAIDRAEPWGVWGGEVFVDGVIVARKRGRGRPRKNQEPAASAATAPVAAAVPSRTAAA, encoded by the coding sequence GTGCGACTCGCGCACCTGCTGGACGAGCGATACCTGGAGACCGCTCCGGGCGCCGCCGCCTGGACGCCTCACCAACCCCTGTCCACCCCGACCGACCCCCAGGTCGACACCGCCTTCGAGGCGCTGATCTCGGGAGTCCTGCCCTGCCGCACCCACGACCCGGAGCTCTGGTTCGCCGAGCACACCGCCCAGGTCGAGGAAGCCAAGGCCCTGTGCCGCACCTGCCCGCTCATGGCGGGCTGCCTCGCCGGTGCCATCGACCGCGCCGAGCCCTGGGGCGTCTGGGGCGGCGAGGTGTTCGTCGACGGCGTGATCGTGGCCCGCAAGCGCGGCCGCGGCCGCCCTCGCAAGAACCAGGAACCCGCGGCGAGCGCCGCGACCGCTCCTGTCGCTGCGGCGGTGCCCTCGCGCACCGCCGCGGCGTGA
- a CDS encoding ThiF family adenylyltransferase: protein MITDPNTDRLRMRAGMPVLDRGRGEVQLGTDPRWALRLAGLDQAEVAWLRELATRRHTSPAAAAARHGIGVARRDEIVALLRAGGFLHPHHPAARTATVVAASDGAADATALGALRPDGEGRATLARRARRTVAVDRLGRLGAAIALHLATAGVGTLVLPDAGPVQTTDLGLGAFTPADVGRPRRDVLAEMLARLVPGTRTRPDGRADVVVLVEAHAPAAVRYARLMGEGVAHLPVTVREADVVVGPFVLPGRTACARCADLVRADADPAWPALAAQLRAATEPTQETTLAAAGAAVAGAQVLAHLDGVRPMVAGALAELALPQALPQVSELAPHPRCGCVALGRAGGDGRPGVGRPGADQPGADRPGADRPGADRSGGGWPSRGPASGAA, encoded by the coding sequence ATGATCACCGACCCGAACACCGACCGGCTCCGGATGCGCGCCGGGATGCCCGTGCTCGACCGCGGCCGGGGCGAGGTGCAGCTCGGCACCGACCCGCGCTGGGCGCTGCGCCTCGCCGGGCTCGACCAGGCCGAGGTGGCGTGGCTGCGCGAGCTGGCCACCCGCCGCCACACCTCCCCCGCCGCGGCGGCCGCCCGGCACGGCATCGGCGTGGCCCGCCGCGACGAGATCGTCGCGCTGCTGCGGGCGGGCGGGTTCCTCCATCCGCACCACCCCGCCGCCCGCACCGCGACGGTGGTGGCGGCGAGCGACGGTGCCGCCGACGCGACCGCCCTCGGCGCGCTGCGGCCCGACGGCGAGGGCCGGGCCACGCTGGCCCGGCGCGCCCGCCGCACCGTCGCCGTCGACCGGCTCGGCCGGCTGGGCGCGGCGATCGCGCTGCACCTGGCCACCGCGGGCGTCGGCACGCTGGTGCTGCCCGACGCGGGGCCCGTGCAGACCACCGACCTGGGACTCGGCGCGTTCACACCGGCGGACGTCGGCAGGCCGCGCCGGGACGTGCTCGCCGAGATGCTCGCGCGGCTCGTGCCCGGCACCCGCACGCGCCCCGACGGCCGCGCCGACGTCGTCGTCCTCGTGGAGGCGCACGCACCCGCGGCCGTGCGTTACGCGCGGCTCATGGGTGAGGGGGTGGCGCACCTGCCGGTCACGGTGCGGGAGGCCGACGTCGTCGTCGGGCCGTTCGTGCTGCCCGGCCGCACCGCGTGCGCGCGGTGCGCGGACCTGGTGCGGGCCGACGCCGATCCGGCATGGCCGGCGTTGGCGGCCCAGCTCCGGGCGGCGACGGAGCCGACGCAGGAGACCACGCTGGCCGCGGCCGGCGCGGCGGTGGCGGGCGCGCAGGTGCTCGCGCACCTTGACGGGGTGCGGCCGATGGTGGCGGGCGCGCTGGCTGAGCTCGCGCTGCCGCAAGCGTTGCCGCAGGTCAGCGAGCTGGCGCCGCATCCGCGGTGCGGGTGCGTCGCGCTGGGACGGGCGGGCGGGGACGGGCGGCCCGGAGTGGGGCGGCCCGGCGCGGATCAACCCGGCGCGGACCGACCCGGTGCGGACCGACCCGGTGCGGACCGATCCGGCGGGGGGTGGCCCTCACGCGGCCCGGCCTCGGGGGCCGCGTGA
- a CDS encoding M48 family metallopeptidase yields MPRAVYGRGVAHDAPPSAVTSVEVRRSRRRTATVSAYREGDRTIVAIPARFSRAQEQEWVAKMLARLENKERRRRPSDDELATRAADLSERYLDGLARPSSVRWSGNQDRRWGSCTLGDGSIRISTRLQGMPAWVLDYVLLHELAHLLHAGHGPEFWRLLESYPRTERAKGFLEGVTFVSEDGA; encoded by the coding sequence ATGCCGCGCGCTGTGTACGGTCGGGGCGTGGCCCATGACGCGCCCCCGTCCGCTGTGACGTCCGTCGAGGTCCGTCGCAGCCGGCGCCGGACCGCCACGGTGAGCGCCTATCGCGAAGGCGACCGCACGATCGTCGCCATCCCGGCACGCTTCTCGCGCGCCCAGGAGCAGGAGTGGGTGGCGAAGATGCTCGCCCGGCTGGAGAACAAGGAGCGGCGCCGTCGCCCGTCCGACGACGAGCTGGCCACCCGCGCGGCCGACCTCTCGGAGCGCTACCTCGACGGACTCGCTCGCCCGTCGAGCGTGCGCTGGTCGGGCAACCAGGACCGGCGCTGGGGTTCGTGCACGCTCGGCGACGGCTCGATCCGCATCTCCACCCGCCTGCAGGGCATGCCGGCGTGGGTGCTCGACTACGTGCTGCTGCACGAGCTCGCACACCTGTTGCACGCCGGGCACGGCCCGGAGTTCTGGCGGCTGCTGGAGTCCTATCCCCGCACGGAACGGGCCAAGGGGTTCCTGGAGGGCGTCACGTTCGTCAGCGAGGACGGCGCCTGA
- a CDS encoding zinc-dependent metalloprotease — MTPDDVTPAGGPHDDAERERRLRELLDGLFPGRGEEMLAQMRAQGLDPSALAGSGPLPDPAQLQAALAQVQRLLSTPGTGPVNTDVAHDLARQVALADGDPSLTGGQSKAATDALRVAELWLDAATTLPPSGGPTHAWSRSEWVEATLPAWNALVAPVAASMADALATVLGDQLGDGVDVSVQLPGAPEGLALDKLGLGGLEPAQLLRRLGAAAFGMQVGQAAGTLSREVFGATDVGLPLLPGPGTALLPTNVTAFTEGLDAPEDEVRLFLAVREAAHARLFTHVPWVRAHLLGLVDQYARGITIDLESLEEQVRGVDAADPEQLRRALSGGGVFGVQPTGEQTATLLRLETALALVEGWVDEVSAQAALPHLPHAVPLREMLRRRRAAGGPAEQTFSSLVGLELRPRRSRDAARLMAHVFTAGGTEARDAVWDHPDLLPGPADLDDPAGYLARREAQKLADTEFDAALADFLRDES, encoded by the coding sequence ATGACCCCAGATGACGTGACCCCTGCCGGCGGGCCGCACGACGACGCCGAGCGCGAACGTCGCCTGCGCGAGCTGCTCGACGGGCTCTTCCCGGGCCGCGGGGAGGAGATGCTGGCGCAGATGCGCGCGCAGGGTCTCGACCCGTCCGCACTGGCCGGCAGCGGTCCCCTGCCGGACCCGGCCCAGCTTCAGGCGGCCCTCGCCCAGGTGCAGCGCCTGCTCTCGACGCCGGGCACCGGCCCTGTGAACACCGACGTCGCGCACGACCTGGCGCGGCAGGTGGCGCTGGCCGACGGCGACCCGTCGCTGACGGGCGGGCAGTCGAAGGCCGCGACGGACGCCCTGCGCGTCGCCGAGCTGTGGCTCGACGCCGCGACGACGCTCCCGCCGTCGGGCGGCCCGACGCACGCGTGGAGCCGCTCGGAATGGGTCGAGGCCACCCTGCCGGCGTGGAACGCCCTGGTGGCACCGGTCGCGGCGTCGATGGCGGACGCGCTCGCCACGGTGCTGGGCGACCAGCTCGGCGACGGCGTCGACGTGAGCGTGCAGCTCCCGGGGGCGCCGGAAGGGCTGGCGCTCGACAAGCTGGGCCTCGGCGGGCTGGAGCCGGCGCAGCTGCTGCGGCGGCTGGGCGCGGCGGCGTTCGGCATGCAGGTGGGTCAGGCCGCGGGCACCCTCTCGCGGGAGGTCTTCGGCGCCACCGACGTCGGCCTGCCGCTGCTGCCCGGCCCCGGCACCGCCCTGCTGCCGACGAACGTCACCGCGTTCACCGAGGGCCTGGACGCGCCGGAGGACGAGGTGCGACTGTTCCTCGCCGTGCGCGAGGCCGCGCACGCCCGCCTGTTCACCCACGTGCCGTGGGTGCGCGCGCACCTGCTGGGGCTCGTGGACCAGTACGCGCGCGGCATCACGATCGACCTCGAGTCGCTCGAGGAGCAGGTGCGCGGCGTGGACGCAGCCGACCCGGAGCAGCTGCGCCGGGCGCTGTCCGGCGGCGGGGTGTTCGGGGTGCAGCCCACCGGGGAGCAGACCGCGACCCTGCTGCGGCTCGAGACGGCGCTCGCGCTCGTCGAAGGATGGGTGGACGAGGTGAGCGCGCAGGCGGCGCTGCCGCACCTGCCGCACGCGGTGCCGTTGCGCGAGATGTTGCGACGTCGTCGGGCGGCCGGCGGACCCGCAGAGCAGACGTTCTCCTCGCTCGTCGGCCTGGAGCTGCGGCCGCGACGCTCGCGCGACGCCGCACGGCTGATGGCGCACGTGTTCACGGCGGGCGGCACCGAAGCGCGTGACGCCGTCTGGGACCACCCGGACCTGCTGCCGGGGCCGGCGGACCTGGACGACCCGGCGGGCTACCTGGCCCGGCGCGAGGCGCAGAAGCTGGCCGACACGGAGTTCGACGCGGCACTGGCCGACTTCCTGCGCGACGAGTCCTGA
- a CDS encoding YlbL family protein: MTIDVRSRLLSGSLLVTAALMATALVLPTGFAVRGPGPTEDTLGSQGDVPLVEISGAETFPPSGELRLTTVSVGGGPVGDVFALDVLRAWLSPQRGVLPVEAVFPVGQTREEQQELSQQQMLSSQERATAAALSELGIEVPATLTVAGVPEGSPSSGIAQDGDVLRTLDGAGLTTYKDLLDGLTAITPGDDAVLGVVRDGERLDLTVTTGEGTTPDGGRRAALGILVASDYHFPIDVEIQIENIGGPSAGMMFALAIIDRLTPEDELNGEVVAGTGTIDVDGRVGAIGGIEQKLHGALRDGADWFLAPSSNCDEVVGNVPDGLRVVKVSTLGEALDAIVAIGADDADGLPTCS; encoded by the coding sequence GTGACGATCGACGTGCGCTCCCGGCTGCTCAGCGGTTCCCTCCTGGTGACCGCCGCGCTCATGGCCACCGCGCTGGTGCTGCCCACCGGGTTCGCGGTGCGCGGCCCCGGCCCCACCGAGGACACGCTGGGTTCCCAGGGGGACGTGCCGCTCGTCGAGATCTCCGGTGCCGAGACCTTCCCGCCGTCGGGCGAGCTGCGGCTGACCACGGTGTCCGTGGGCGGCGGGCCGGTGGGCGACGTGTTCGCCCTCGACGTCCTGCGTGCCTGGCTGTCGCCGCAGCGCGGCGTGCTCCCGGTCGAGGCGGTGTTCCCCGTGGGGCAGACGCGCGAGGAGCAGCAGGAGCTCAGCCAGCAGCAGATGCTGTCCTCGCAGGAGCGGGCCACGGCGGCCGCGCTGAGCGAGCTCGGCATCGAGGTGCCGGCGACCCTCACCGTCGCGGGGGTCCCCGAAGGCTCACCGTCGTCGGGCATCGCGCAGGACGGCGACGTGCTGCGCACGCTCGACGGCGCCGGGCTGACCACCTACAAGGACCTGCTCGACGGGCTCACCGCCATCACCCCCGGCGACGACGCCGTGCTCGGGGTCGTCCGCGACGGTGAACGTCTCGACCTGACCGTCACCACCGGCGAGGGGACGACGCCCGACGGCGGACGTCGCGCCGCGCTCGGCATCCTCGTCGCGTCGGACTACCACTTCCCGATCGACGTCGAGATCCAGATCGAGAACATCGGCGGGCCCAGCGCGGGGATGATGTTCGCGCTGGCGATCATCGACCGGCTCACGCCCGAGGACGAGCTGAACGGCGAGGTCGTCGCCGGCACCGGGACGATCGACGTCGACGGCCGGGTCGGTGCGATCGGTGGCATCGAGCAAAAGCTGCACGGTGCGCTGCGCGACGGCGCGGACTGGTTCCTCGCGCCGTCCAGCAACTGTGACGAGGTCGTCGGGAACGTCCCCGACGGGCTGCGGGTCGTGAAGGTCTCGACGCTCGGCGAGGCGCTGGACGCCATCGTCGCCATCGGCGCGGACGACGCCGACGGGCTGCCGACCTGCTCCTGA
- a CDS encoding UPF0182 family protein: MSFAPPRRPSPPAQRRLSPLAITVIVLAVVVVAVLLLAQFWTEVMWFQALDFGRVIWTQWIARGILFAAAFLLMSGALYWSFSAAYRSRPVYAPSTPEQATLDQYREAVEPLRRVVMIAAPLVIGFFAGVAAAAQWRTVILALNAVPFGAVDPEFEIDQSFYIFQLPALRFVLSLLIAVVIVSGIAALITHYLYGGLRVGPVPEGTPRTTTAARVQLAVTGAVLMLLLAVNYWLDRYSLLTSSGDKFDGASYSDVHAVIPSKAILAGVAVLVAIAFIVAAVRGNWRIPAIGVGLMVVSAIAIGGIFPWAMQRFQVQPNAQELETPYIQRNIDATLSAFGLDELDTQQYPATTTAEAGALREDAETTASIRLLDPLIVSPSFRQLQQNKQYYDFQDQLSVDRYTIGGQSRDTVIAVRELNLEGLGATQRNWVNDHTVFTHGYGVVAAFGNQTGTDGRPAFFEGGIPTAGELTDAQDYEPRIYFSPKTTAFSIVGAPEGTPSWELDYQADDDQGGGQVNTTFPTQEIDAGPPIGTFGNKLLYAIKFGSQEILFSDRVTSESQILYDRDPQERVAKVAPWLTLDHRVYPAVVDGRVKWIVDGYTTSDAFPYSTAAPMSESITDSITLAQAQAQGTMPALPQSVNYIRNSVKATVDAFTGEVTLYAWEPDDPILQAWQNVFPGSVEPMSEISGDLMGHLRYPEDLFKVQRALLQRYHVTDPAQFFTSQDLWQTPLDPVDTGSVTGVRALQPPYYLTLQMPDQDSPAFSLTTLYIPGGNSDREILTGFLAVDAEAGSDDGVRAESYGKLRMLAMPRDNTVPGPGQVQNNFNSNTEFATQLNVLQLGDSIVLRGNQLTLPVGGGLLYVQPVYVQSRTGTQFPLLRKVLVSFGDSIGFADTLDAALDQVFGGDSGLEPGDVDLPEIPVLPETPTLPEEPTDPTEPTEPTEPTAPPTGSGDARADLNAALQDANEALQEGQAALQDGDFAGYGAAQERLREALERALAADEALGN, from the coding sequence GTGTCGTTCGCACCACCCCGTCGTCCCTCCCCGCCCGCGCAGCGCCGCCTGTCCCCGCTCGCGATCACGGTCATCGTGCTCGCGGTCGTGGTCGTCGCGGTGCTGCTGCTCGCCCAGTTCTGGACCGAGGTGATGTGGTTCCAGGCGCTCGACTTCGGTCGCGTGATCTGGACCCAGTGGATCGCCCGCGGCATCCTCTTCGCCGCCGCGTTCCTGCTGATGTCCGGCGCCCTGTACTGGTCGTTCTCCGCCGCCTACCGGTCCCGGCCGGTGTACGCGCCGTCCACGCCCGAGCAGGCCACCCTGGACCAGTACCGCGAGGCCGTCGAGCCGCTGCGGCGCGTGGTCATGATCGCGGCACCCCTGGTGATCGGGTTCTTCGCGGGCGTCGCCGCGGCGGCGCAGTGGCGGACCGTGATCCTCGCGCTCAACGCCGTGCCGTTCGGGGCCGTCGACCCGGAGTTCGAGATCGACCAGAGCTTCTACATCTTCCAGCTCCCCGCGCTGCGGTTCGTGCTGAGCCTGCTCATCGCCGTCGTCATCGTCTCCGGCATCGCCGCGCTGATCACCCACTACCTCTACGGCGGGCTGCGGGTCGGGCCCGTGCCCGAGGGCACCCCGCGCACCACCACGGCGGCGCGTGTCCAGCTCGCCGTCACCGGCGCGGTGCTCATGCTGCTGCTCGCCGTGAACTACTGGCTCGACCGGTACTCGCTGCTCACCTCGTCGGGCGACAAGTTCGACGGCGCCTCGTACTCGGACGTGCACGCCGTCATCCCGTCCAAGGCGATCCTCGCGGGCGTCGCCGTGCTGGTCGCGATCGCGTTCATCGTCGCGGCCGTGCGCGGCAACTGGCGGATCCCCGCCATCGGCGTCGGTCTCATGGTGGTCTCCGCCATCGCCATCGGCGGCATCTTCCCCTGGGCGATGCAGCGCTTCCAGGTGCAGCCCAACGCCCAGGAGCTGGAGACGCCGTACATCCAACGCAACATCGACGCCACGCTCAGCGCGTTCGGCCTCGACGAGCTCGACACCCAGCAGTACCCCGCGACGACGACGGCGGAGGCCGGGGCGCTGCGCGAGGACGCCGAGACCACGGCGTCCATCCGCCTGCTCGACCCCCTGATCGTCAGCCCGTCGTTCCGCCAGCTCCAGCAGAACAAGCAGTACTACGACTTCCAGGACCAGCTCTCGGTGGACCGCTACACCATCGGCGGCCAGTCGCGAGACACCGTCATCGCGGTGCGCGAGCTCAACCTCGAAGGCCTGGGCGCCACCCAGCGCAACTGGGTCAACGACCACACCGTGTTCACGCACGGCTACGGCGTCGTCGCCGCGTTCGGCAACCAGACCGGCACCGACGGCCGCCCCGCGTTCTTCGAGGGCGGCATCCCGACGGCGGGCGAGCTCACCGACGCGCAGGACTACGAACCGCGCATCTACTTCAGCCCGAAGACGACGGCGTTCTCGATCGTCGGCGCGCCCGAGGGCACCCCGTCGTGGGAGCTGGACTACCAGGCCGACGACGACCAGGGCGGCGGACAGGTCAACACGACCTTCCCGACGCAGGAGATCGACGCCGGACCCCCCATCGGCACGTTCGGCAACAAGCTGCTGTACGCGATCAAGTTCGGCTCGCAGGAGATCCTGTTCTCCGACCGGGTCACCAGCGAGTCGCAGATCCTCTACGACCGGGACCCCCAGGAGCGCGTCGCCAAGGTCGCCCCGTGGCTCACGCTCGACCACCGCGTGTACCCGGCCGTCGTCGACGGTCGCGTGAAGTGGATCGTGGACGGCTACACGACGTCGGACGCGTTCCCGTACTCGACGGCGGCGCCGATGAGCGAGTCGATCACCGACTCCATCACCCTGGCGCAGGCCCAGGCGCAGGGCACCATGCCGGCGCTGCCGCAGTCGGTCAACTACATCCGCAACTCCGTCAAGGCGACGGTCGACGCGTTCACCGGCGAGGTCACCCTCTACGCGTGGGAGCCCGACGACCCGATCCTGCAGGCGTGGCAGAACGTGTTCCCCGGCTCCGTCGAACCGATGTCGGAGATCTCCGGCGACCTGATGGGCCACCTGCGCTACCCCGAGGACCTGTTCAAGGTGCAGCGCGCGCTCCTGCAGCGCTACCACGTGACCGACCCGGCCCAGTTCTTCACCAGCCAGGACCTGTGGCAGACCCCGCTGGACCCGGTCGACACCGGTTCCGTCACCGGGGTGCGGGCCCTGCAGCCCCCGTACTACCTGACCCTGCAGATGCCCGACCAGGACTCCCCGGCGTTCTCCCTGACGACGCTGTACATCCCCGGCGGCAACAGCGACCGCGAGATCCTCACCGGGTTCCTCGCCGTCGACGCCGAAGCGGGATCCGACGACGGCGTCAGAGCGGAGAGCTACGGCAAGCTCCGGATGCTCGCCATGCCACGCGACAACACCGTGCCCGGCCCCGGCCAGGTGCAGAACAACTTCAACTCCAACACCGAGTTCGCCACGCAGCTCAACGTGCTCCAGCTCGGCGACTCCATCGTGCTGCGCGGCAACCAGCTCACGCTGCCCGTGGGTGGTGGCCTGCTCTACGTGCAGCCGGTGTACGTCCAGTCCCGGACCGGCACGCAGTTCCCGCTGCTGCGCAAGGTGCTCGTGTCGTTCGGCGACTCGATCGGGTTCGCCGACACCCTCGACGCCGCGCTGGACCAGGTGTTCGGCGGTGACTCCGGGTTGGAGCCAGGCGACGTCGACCTGCCGGAGATCCCAGTGCTGCCCGAGACCCCGACGTTGCCGGAGGAGCCGACCGACCCGACCGAGCCCACGGAGCCGACCGAGCCGACCGCCCCGCCGACCGGCTCGGGCGACGCCCGCGCCGACCTCAACGCGGCCCTGCAGGACGCCAACGAGGCCCTGCAGGAAGGCCAGGCAGCCCTGCAGGACGGCGACTTCGCCGGCTACGGCGCAGCCCAGGAACGGCTCCGCGAAGCGCTCGAACGGGCGCTCGCGGCCGACGAGGCGCTCGGGAACTGA
- a CDS encoding helix-turn-helix transcriptional regulator, giving the protein MDTNTLAVGGLEPLMSIDQLAEYLGIPVATIYDWRVDGKGPCAIRIGRHVKYAVHDVQEWVAQHREAAPGRPSAGEARAR; this is encoded by the coding sequence ATGGACACCAACACTCTCGCAGTCGGTGGCCTCGAGCCGCTGATGAGCATCGACCAGCTCGCCGAGTACCTCGGCATCCCTGTCGCCACGATCTACGACTGGCGTGTCGACGGCAAGGGGCCCTGCGCCATCCGGATCGGCCGGCACGTGAAGTACGCGGTCCACGACGTCCAGGAGTGGGTTGCCCAGCACCGCGAGGCGGCGCCCGGACGCCCGTCCGCAGGGGAGGCGAGGGCCCGATGA